A part of Helicobacter fennelliae genomic DNA contains:
- a CDS encoding sodium-dependent transporter, with the protein MKQPTKQTWSSQITYILTVAGATIGFGATWRFPYLVGENGGGAYVFVFCIAMLMIGIPMILVENVIGRRLRKNSIDAFSGSANGKAIPKIWQLVGWLGVLGAFGIMAFYMVLGGEVLAYIIGILNHSLSLTSPITAATTNAYYTFMFEDNATMLIICTMIFILINWLILAKGVIAGIERSVKYLMPLLFICLVIMICRNITLPGAMEGIRFYLEPDFSKITPKLFIQVLGQVFFALSLGFGVIITLSSFLDKKEKLVRTATITGIINTIIAVMAGFMIFPSLLSSGIPVDSGSSLVFKSLPIAFSNMWAGNYFAIVFFSLLLIAALTTTLPIYEVIITILEEKFNIARQKAIYITISVIFVCGNLPSILSLNVWKHIKICNRNIFDLFNDISGDILFVLTALGCAIFVGWVLQDDAKKELQNDTTAKSWIIDLWFYYVKYVVPFVIVAIFISNFVF; encoded by the coding sequence ATGAAACAACCAACAAAACAAACTTGGTCAAGCCAAATTACCTATATCCTAACCGTCGCAGGAGCGACTATCGGATTTGGGGCGACTTGGCGGTTTCCGTATTTGGTCGGCGAAAATGGTGGCGGGGCGTATGTGTTTGTATTTTGTATCGCTATGCTTATGATTGGGATTCCTATGATTTTGGTCGAAAATGTCATCGGCAGACGACTTCGCAAAAATTCCATAGACGCTTTTAGTGGAAGCGCAAATGGCAAAGCCATTCCAAAAATATGGCAGCTTGTAGGCTGGCTTGGGGTTTTGGGGGCATTTGGCATTATGGCGTTTTATATGGTTTTGGGTGGCGAAGTGCTTGCATACATCATCGGAATCCTCAATCACTCACTAAGCCTCACCTCACCCATTACAGCCGCAACTACAAATGCGTATTATACTTTTATGTTTGAGGATAATGCCACAATGCTTATCATCTGCACGATGATATTTATTTTGATTAATTGGCTTATTTTGGCAAAGGGCGTGATTGCGGGCATTGAGCGATCGGTAAAATACCTTATGCCTTTGCTTTTTATATGCCTTGTTATTATGATTTGTAGAAATATCACCCTGCCCGGCGCAATGGAGGGGATTAGATTCTATCTTGAGCCTGATTTTTCAAAAATCACTCCAAAGCTTTTTATCCAAGTTTTAGGGCAGGTATTTTTCGCACTCTCGCTTGGATTTGGCGTGATTATCACGCTTTCATCTTTTCTTGACAAAAAAGAAAAACTCGTAAGAACCGCGACAATCACAGGCATTATCAATACAATCATCGCGGTAATGGCTGGGTTTATGATTTTTCCTTCGCTTTTAAGCTCGGGGATTCCGGTAGATTCTGGCTCAAGCCTTGTGTTTAAAAGCCTGCCCATAGCGTTTTCAAATATGTGGGCGGGCAATTATTTTGCGATTGTGTTTTTCTCACTTTTGCTTATTGCCGCACTAACAACCACTCTTCCGATTTATGAAGTCATCATCACGATTTTAGAAGAAAAATTCAACATCGCGCGTCAAAAGGCTATTTACATCACCATAAGCGTGATTTTTGTATGTGGCAATCTGCCCTCAATCCTTTCGCTCAATGTCTGGAAGCATATCAAAATCTGCAATCGCAATATTTTTGATCTTTTTAATGATATTAGTGGCGATATTTTATTTGTGCTTACGGCGCTTGGTTGCGCGATTTTTGTAGGTTGGGTGCTTCAAGATGACGCCAAAAAAGAGCTCCAAAACGATACAACTGCAAAAAGTTGGATTATTGATTTGTGGTTTTATTATGTGAAATATGTCGTGCCATTTGTTATTGTTGCGATATTTATTAGTAATTTTGTGTTTTAG